The genomic region ttccatgcacccctgtccatagctagctcttcggtgataccccaatccttcaggtctctcttaacggactcctcccatgtcaaattcggtctaccccgccctctcttgacattctccgcacgctttagccatccgctatgcactggagcttctggaggcctgcgctggatatgcccaaaccatctcagacgatgttggacaagcttctcttcaattggtgctaccccaactctatctcgtatatcatcattccggactcgatccttcctcgtgtggccacacatccatctcaacatacgcatctccgccacacctaactgttgaacatgtcgccttttagtcggccaacactcagcgccatacaacattgcgggtcgaaccgccgtcctgtagaacttgccttttagcttttgtggcactctcttgtcacagagaatgccagaagcttggcgccacttcatccatccggctttgatccgatggttcacatcttcatcaatacccccatcctcctgcagcattgaccccaaataccgaaaggtgtccttctgaggtaccacctgaccatcaaggctaacctcctcctcctcacacctagtagtactgaaaccgcacatcatgtactcggttttagtcctactaagcctaaaccctttcgattccaaggtttgtctccataactctaacttcctatttacccccgcccgactatcgtcaactagcaccacatcatccgcaaagagcatacaccatgggatatctccttgtatatcccttgtgacctcatccatcaccaatgcaaaaagataagggctcaaagctgacccctgatgcagtcctatcttaatcgggaagtcatcagtgtcgacatcacttgttcgaacacttgtcacaacattatcgtacatgtccttgatgagggtaatgtactttgctgggactttgtgtttctccaaggcccaccacatgacattccgcggtatcttatcataggccttctccaagtcaatgaacaccatatgcaagtccttcttttgctccctatatctctccataagctgtcgtaccaagaaaatggcttccatggtcgacctcccaggcatgaaaccaaactggtttttggtcacgcttgtcattcttcttaagcggtgctcaatgactctctcccatagcttcattgtatggctcatcagcttaattccacggtaattagtacaactctgaacatcccccttgttcttgaagattggtactaatatactccgtctccattcttctggcatcttgtttgcccgaaaaatgaggttgaaaagcttggttagccatactatcgctatgtccccgagacctttccacacctcaatggggatacaatccgggcccatcgccttgcctcccttcatcctttttaaagcctccttgacctcagactcctggattcgacgcacaaaacgcatgctggtctcatcaaaagagtcgtccagttcaatggtagagctttcattctccccattgaacagcttgtcgaagtactcccgccatctatgcttaatctcctcgtccttcaccaagagttggcctgctccgtccttgatgcatttgacttggccaatatccctcgtcttcctctctcggatcttggccatcttatagatgtccctttcgccttccttcgtgcctaaccgttggtagaggtcctcatacgcccgaccccttgcttcaccaacagctcgctttgcggccttcttcgccatcttgtacttctctatgttgtgtgcactcctatccaggtataggcgtctgaagcaatctttcttctctttaatcgccttctggacatcatcattccaccaccaggtatccttatcttcgcttctccttcccctggacactccaaactcctctgaggccaccttacgaatgcaagtcgccatcttcatccacacattgtccgcatcccctccttcctcccaagggccctccttaatgaccctctccttgaacgcctgagctacctcccccttgagcttccaccacttcgttctagcgactttagcccgcttatcccgctggacacgaatccgaaagcggaagtcagcaaccaccagcttatgctggggtacaacactctctccaggtatcaccttacagtctaggcacgcacgcctatgttcccttctcgagaggatgaaatcaatctggctagagtgttggccactactaaaagtcaccagatgtgattctctctttctaaagagggtgttggctacaatcatgttgtaggctagagcaaagcttaagacatcttctccttcttgattcctgatgccatagccaaagcccccatgcgccccttcaaaacctgtgttagatgtacccacgtggccattgaggtctcctcctatgaagagcttctcaccaatcggtacactcctaaccatgtcttccaggccttcccagaactccctcttggtgttctcattgtggcctacttgcggggcatacgcgctgataacattgagaaccaagtcctcaactaccagcttgaccaggataatccggtccccacgtctcttgacgtctaccactccatacttgaggctcttgttgatcaagatgcctacgccatttctgtttgcagccgtccccgtgtaccatagcttgaagccggtatcctccacctccttcgccttctgtcctctccatttggtttcttggacgcaaaggatatcaacacctctcctcaccgctgcatcaactagctcccgaagcttccctgtcagagaccctacgttccagctacctaagcgaatcctcctaggctcggctagcttccttacccttcgcactcgtcgagtcaaatgcgaagacccttgctcattttccactacatccgggcgccgatgtagcgcgccactaaggatgcgacgacccgatcctcgctcacttgccaccgtatccggatcaagatacggcgcgccacctggggggtgacggcccggcccttgcccattttccaccacacccgggttccgatgtggcgcgtcgctgagagggttacgccccaacgaaaatcttttgggtttcatctccataagagtggctgagtttttacgttggctcgccaagcctatcacaaccctcctcctttacccgggcttgggaccggctatgttgagacaacataggcggagttaccCCCAACTCTCAAAACCAGGCGGAATTCAACCCTCCCCTTCCCGTTGACCGGTTTTGACATGTTGACTAGGTGAACAgtaacaaaaaatcaaaaaatattttgGCTTTTCCAATGGGTGAACAGTAAGTTCGAAAAAAAGTTGGAAAAAAGCGAATTATTTTTGCATGGACGATTTTTCAACGCGTGATGTCTGAcaattttcagcttgtttggacaTTTCAGTTCTCTCAATAAAAAAATATATCAGCCCGAACAGTACACGACTGTTAACTGTTTCATGCAAATATAATTCAGAAATTTTTGTTTTCTTAATTTTTTCCTGAAATTTACTGTTCACCCGGACAAAAAATCAACATTTTTAAAAATcaattttcttttttaattttttttatttagaactttttaaaattttactTTTCAACCCGTGAAAAaacgattttttttaaatttttttatttcttttggaTTTACTGTTCACCCAGTCAACAGGTCAAAACCAGTCAACGGGGAGGGGAGGGTTGAATTCCGCCTGGTTTTGAGAGTTGGGGTGTAAACTAGATGGTATTGGAGTTGGGGGTTGTATATTAGACTAGGGCTAGAGTTGAGGGgtgtaatatgcacttctctctAGAAAAAAATATATCAAGGTGTAGGTTGTTCTCGAGTAGTTTCTTCTGATTGAAGTTTGGAATGTCCCAGTTGACACTCCCATTTGCCTTATtgttcagttaaaacttgctgcaTTTCTTGTAGTCTATTAACTCCTAAAATATTTATTAACTCTATTATATTTCAGTTCTCTATTTTGATCTATTCTTGAATTTTTATGTGGCAGAGAAGTTGCCACTGTAGAGAGGCCCTCTAAGAACACCTGCCTCGCTCAGCCTCAGCCTCTACCTCCTTGGCTATATCTGGACCTTATGTTTGTGCAGATCTCCTGGACAGCCTGCTTCATGAAATCATTGCTCTCTTTAACTCATTCCGTGACTTCCTTGCTTTCGCTGGCACTTGCCGCTCTTGGCGCGCTGCAGTCTCTACCTTTCCCTCTGTGTATACATTCGGCTTCCCGCCATTCCACTTGAAACCAGACGGTCCTTATGTTCGTCCACATAGCAGCGGTATCAAGCCCATCCTTTTGTCTAATTGCAAATGGCAGCTCAGCGATCCCAGCAAGAAAAACTTATCCCTTGTGTGTTCAGTGTCTGAAAATAATCCAAATACAATGCACTATTTGGGTTGCTCATATGGGTATCTTATCTTCTCCTACGAGGAGCACTGCCTCCTTGTCAATGTGTACACTGGTACCAAGGTGAAGCCCCCCAAACTCCCACCCAACAACAGACTTGGGTACTTATGTGGCATAGGCATCCTTACAGCTCCATTAAATTCACCCAACTCTCGCCTCCTCCTTTGCTCGAAAGCTTCCATGTTTGAGTGGCAGGTTGGAACAAACTCCTGGTCAGAGCACCCTCTTGCTCTTGATCGTGAAAACATCTATCAGATTGTGTTCTTCAGAGGTGATATCTTTGTCATAGATGGTCTTATGAGGCTCCACACTATACACTTGACGCCTCAGTTCAGCATGCAAGAAGTTGCAATTAAATTGGAGTTTGCGCCTCTTCATCCATGGTTAGTGGTCTGTGGTGACATGCTTCTCATGGTTGACCAACTGTTAAGCTATGGCGAATTGAATGGCTCAGTTGACACAACCATTAAGGTCTTCCGCCTCGACTTTTCTGTTGAACCAGCTGAGTGGGTGAAGCTGGAGAAGCTGGAAAATCATGCTCTGTTTGTTAGCGTCGATAGGAGGAATCCTACATTTTCTTGCATGAGCCCGGAAAGATGGGGAGGAAAGAGTAACTGCATTTATTTTGCCAGGCTATCTGAAGGTCCTGATGAAACTTGGTCTGCCGTCGATCTTGGTCAGCCAGTGCTAAAAGACATAGTTTTCCCCATCTACTATGGTATGGTGCTCCCTCCTGACTGCAGCCTACTAAGTAGCCTATGGGTGTTCCCCAATTTAATTTATGGTTCTGGCTAGTAATCCCGTTGCAGGATTATTGTCTAGTTTGCACAAGACCTGATCCGGCATTTATTTCAGTTAGCAACTGGTTCTGTAACTCTAATGGTTTCCTGTCTTTGGGACCAATGTTTTGTGTTCAAGTACAATTGACCCGCATTGACATTGTGTTGACACTCCTGGTTGTATTGTGGTGAACAATGGGGTTGCATTTGTCATCCGTTTGTGTCGGTAGATGCAGCAGTAGAATGGTTACATGGGTTGCAACTACCTGCTGATAAATGAGACATACTGTCAGGTATAACTTGGGTACTATGTTGGTGCTTTAAAACGTCACCTTGGATCAATGTCTTTTCTTGCGGGATTGGGCCGTTCATTGATGAACTGAATGTGTGAATGTACCAGATGGTTTTTGTTGGTAATCTTCTGATGGAGCAGGAGAAAGATTGTTTGCTTATTctggagtaaatagcataaaactactactttacaggctagggttccaaaaaactaccggtttcaaatttttcgctgataactaccaactcaggggtcggctgtttcaaaaaaccctaaATGTCCATTGCTTAAAAATTAAACTTGTTTATGATAGGTCGGACCCGCATCTAAACATTCCGTCTATTTGACCGTGTGTTTGACCGTTAATTGATatgcagggcccacatgtcagtgcctgaaaaagcaatcgggtccatGGAAGTTTTCTGAAAAAGCAATCGAGTCCCTGGAAGTTTTCAAAAAAAGCAATCAGCTCCCTAGATCCAGAGGAGGCGCACCCACCATGGCAGGAGCTCGATCTCGAGCGCTCTGCCTCTGGCCGGCGAGCCGCGCCCACAGCGGCGGAATCCACGCCGTGCACCACCTGAGGCCGGCGAGCCGCACCCGCAGCGGCCGCCATGCCGGGCATCACCTGCAGCGGCGAGCCGCGCCCGCAACGGCCGCCATGCCGTGCCTCACCTGCGCCGCGGCCACGCCATGACTCGCAGCTCCTGTGCCTCGCTTGGGGCCGCCGCCACGCCATGACCCGCGGACGAGGCCGGCCTCGTCACCACCAGGAGCTCCGGCTCGGGGGGAAGGGTCGCCGGCTCGAGGGGGATGGGGGAGGGTCGTCGGCTCGGGGGAGAGGGTCGCCGGCCTGGGAAGGGAGGGGGGTCGCCGGCTCTGGAGGGAGGGAGGTCGCCGGCTCAGGAGGGGAGATGGCCGGGACGGGAGACACATGGGGAGGGAAGAGAAGagatggagaggaagaagaaagagaagagaaAGAGGAAACTCACATATGGGCCCCACATGTAAGTTAACGGTCAAACTAAGGTCAAACTAACGGTGTGTTTACAtgcgggcccgacctgtcataaTCGGTATCAACTGATAAAGACTCAAcaatttgggttttttgaaataGCCAACCCCTGAGTTGGTAGTTATGAGAGAAAAATTTGAAACCGATAGTTTTTTGGAACCAtaacctgtaaagtagtagttttatgctatttacttctTATTCTGAAACTCACTGTGCAAATGATCTTATTGGGGTTTCTGTCTTATGCTTGCGCCTCGTCGTGTATTTGCTATGCAGTGGTAATCATAGAAACACACTCTACTCTGCTCCAGTTTTTTAAATATCTGCAGTTTAAGATTGTACTCAAATCTCCTTTGTCTATATATAATTGGATCATCAGTATGTAATTTAGGCTGTTTTTGCTTGTAAGTTTATTATAGCACCTGAATTGGATCGTCAGTATACTATTCACAGTTCACATAGTTTAGCAAGGAAAATATATAAGCACGGCCGATTGCTGCAGTGACATGGTAGTTCACACTTCACATAGTTCAGCAAGAAAAGAGTAGACGATGCAAGTATTTCAAACTTTAGATACAAATAGAAAGGTAAATAATATTGTAGTTCCATTCGAGCATGGCCGCATTCATTCATCCATTTCATCATCCATGCATGAACTCCTTTGGGTCCTCAACATTATCAGGCCTCCTGCAACTCCAAGAACATAAGCAAGCATAGATTAATTTTTCATGTTCTCTTTTATGAGTGTTTGACAAAATGCAAGTCACAAATGAGATAAGAAGAGGTTGGAGGTGAGACTCTTACAGCAAGCACTGCCACCAAAGCCCCCGAACTCCGAACTCCATAACAACCGCCAATATGGAGGTTTGGGGGTAGAAAACTGCTGGAATTTAGTccattttgggcagcccaataactattttagaaattcctaataaatcttaGAGGCctacttagcccatttgtgcaaggtaAAGGATACTACTAAAATTTagacattgctagtttagtgggagttggacctccttataagggaggttctttccccacttgtacgagcatgagaacaagagggatatccacgcgtgctcctcctccgccgccagcctcgcctcgcctcgggttgcgggaatgagccgagccggtcactcgggagctggaaagtttttgcagtagtggatattgaatatgaacgctgcacccttcggctgctatctgttcgtttcatctcccggcgcaacctctcgcctccttctcttgcgcctataaaagggaggtcgctcctctcagagagacgcaccagaacttctccttcctctcgccaccggttccaatcactgagctgctgctgtcttcctcatcccggcttgcggcgtgcaccgcaggtcgggacagtaggccttcgaaaccgcacctctttcagtcctgtacgggagaagggtgataaggtttttggggagcgctctgcgtgaTTACTGACTGACTCCTTCGTCACGGATGCCCCGAACTCCgacgacaacctcctcgacgacatggctggcgaggacaccgaccccaagtccagtgctgctgctactgctgtccCGTATGTGTTCTTCTTTCTGTTAGATATCCTGCCACAGTTTCTCGTGCTAGTACTTGCCCTAAATATGTTAGGTTCTACCTCATATATGCAACTAGTTCTACTGTTTGCTATAGATATGATAAgctacggttcatatatgcagaagctattttccttctctctgtcagaacgtatgacttgttttatctctactatattagtcatgctttatctagtatttctgttaataaaatcattcggtaaattgttTATATTTCCAACAAAAACTACTCTAGCAGAGTCGTCAAAGCGAACTGCAATGCTAAAATCATTAGAGGGCGCTCCATATGTGCCCTGGTGCTCCATATTTGCAGTTTGGAAGCCAATCTTGAAGTGCACTCCATCCATGAAACTTGTGGCACGAGCGAAGTTTCCGGTCATCTCCCACGTTGGCGCATGTTGCCTTCCACCTCTCAACCCCTTCCCATCGATCtcttatcgaaaaaggctttcgcccgctttatatataaagcaaagatcatCAACAAACCCGGTACAAACGCACgaccacacaacacacacacccaaggcaggatacaaagatgctgagcgcagcaacaccaccccaaGCACTACAAGAGCAATCGGAGAACTCGGCTGTGAACACGCCACCGccaagagatgaagccgcatacggCGAACCGtgtgctccaaggcggcgccttcaggaagggaacgacaccggagcgccgccaccgcccgacacGAGGGTcagggtttcccctggagcaacacgacgggcaatgaaagtcgcgacgacgccttcaagaagggaatgaaTCGCCGctgccggtccgtccgaagatagagcaggttttcaccccggccaataaTCACCACCACTGGacgccacaccccggcaaccatgccgcccacacggccatggtcaccgggcagcaccaagctaCGGGCTTCGCCCACGAGCACCGCACtcccaccaccagggccgccaccctggcatccaagaccttgacaccacctcacccgagaccagCCGCTACtccaaccaaagagacgagtggaaaggcctcgtctttcgcacccctgggcgacCCCAGCGCCGAGACCCAAGAGGCCGGCCGAAACTGGCCTCCATCGTCCTGTCCTgctgcaccgggcgcgagacggcctcagtcctgctgccgggcgcgagacgaggtcggtcctgctgccgggcgcgagatgagctcggtcctgctgccgggcgcgagacgagctcggtcctgctgccgggcgcgagacaagATCAGTCCCGCAGCACCGGGCGCGAGACAGGCgatggaccgcagctgggagaggGCCAGCCCTTTGACAAAGGTAGTATCCGAACGCCGAGGAGAGGAATCGAAAGCCAAAACAGGCAGCTTCCCGACGGGCCGACGCCGGAGATGACCGACCGCCGCCGTGAAACGACCCAAACCACCGCCATGAGCCACCACCACGCCGTGGCAGCCCACATCCATGCCGGGACCCCGAGGGGCAGCCCCGAGCCGCCCTGCAGCGGCTGTGGAGCACCGCCGAGGCCGCAGCCCGCCCCCGCGCCGCCCATCTGCGCCAGATCCCAAaccgggagccgccgccgccgcgagcacGCCAGCCACCGCGCAGCCTGCGCCCCAGCCCCGCCGCCACCTCCCGCACAGCGCCGGAGCAGGCCGGAGTCAGGTCCGACCGGACCTGACCAAGGACACCCCACCGCGACCAATCGGAAGGGAGCCCACCTCC from Triticum aestivum cultivar Chinese Spring chromosome 4A, IWGSC CS RefSeq v2.1, whole genome shotgun sequence harbors:
- the LOC123087696 gene encoding uncharacterized protein is translated as EHLPRSASASTSLAISGPYVCADLLDSLLHEIIALFNSFRDFLAFAGTCRSWRAAVSTFPSVYTFGFPPFHLKPDGPYVRPHSSGIKPILLSNCKWQLSDPSKKNLSLVCSVSENNPNTMHYLGCSYGYLIFSYEEHCLLVNVYTGTKVKPPKLPPNNRLGYLCGIGILTAPLNSPNSRLLLCSKASMFEWQVGTNSWSEHPLALDRENIYQIVFFRGDIFVIDGLMRLHTIHLTPQFSMQEVAIKLEFAPLHPWLVVCGDMLLMVDQLLSYGELNGSVDTTIKVFRLDFSVEPAEWVKLEKLENHALFVSVDRRNPTFSCMSPERWGGKSNCIYFARLSEGPDETWSAVDLGQPVLKDIVFPIYYGMVLPPDCSLLSSLWVFPNLIYGSG